From the Thermococcus sp. MV5 genome, the window GAGTCTTTTAATTTGTTTTTTATATATAACTTGGCTATTTCCATTGGTTCTCTGTAATTAAGCCCCTTCAGCCATTTTAGAGGAATACCCTCATCAAACTTTTTAAGAATATCAAAATGAACTATTGTCACTTCGTCATCTCCATGAAGTTCTCCATAAATTTTATTTAATGCCTTTACCAACTCTTTGACATCTTTAAAGCCATCCTTTTTAGCATCCTCTATCGTGAGCTCTTTAACCTTCTTTCTCTCCACTTTTGTTATCCTAGCTTTCGCAATTACTGTGTCACTGGGGGTTATTGCAAGATAAACTTCACTCCCGGGCTTTGCCTCATAATTCCCAAATCTAATAGTTGTTTTCTTCTTCTCACTGAGTATTTTTGACTTGTAGGAATTATCCACCAGCATGAACTTCCTTATTTGAACCATTTTCAAGCACCTCTACAACCTGCGGAAGTTCTAGGAGGTCATGGATCTTAAAGTCTGCATAATCCTCATATTCAAGCTCCCTATGAGCATATTTCCCATAGCGGAACCATATTGTATACATGCCCACTCTTTTGGCACCAAAGATGTCAGAGTAAAGCCTATCTCCCACCATGACGGCCTCGTCAGCATTTACACGAAAGATCTTCAAAGCTTTTTGATAGATCTTTGGATGAGGCTTTTTAACACCTTCAAAATCTGATACTACAACATTCTCAAAGAAATCATCCAAATCGAGTCTCAAAACCTTTTCCCATTGCTTTATTGGATTACCATCCGTTATTATCCCTAGTCTATATCCCATCTCTCTGAGTTTTATAAGGGCCTTTCTGGCATTTTTAACTTCCCTAAGATGGGCAAATTTTGTATTATGGTAGGCTATCACCCCTGCGGCTACCCATTTGGGATTATGCCTTAGATCGAATCTTCGTAGAAGGTAATCAAAATGATGAGGAAAGTTGCTTCCATATTCACTTATAAGTTCCATTAGTTCATTATAAGCAGTTTCAAAGTCAATAGGAAAACCGTGTTGAATCATGTTGTCTATTGCATTCTTCCTAGCAAGTTCAGCCAAGCGTGATGTATCCACAAGAGTATCATCCAGATCAAAAAATATGACCTTTACCATACCCATCCCCATTCAATAAAAGGGCGAGAATTATTTTAACTTTTTCCAATGTCCAAGTAGAAGGTTTTCATTTTCTTTTGCTCTTCCTTTAACCTTCTAAAGTATTCATCTTCTCGGATGAGTTCTTTGAGAAGATCTTCTAACATCCAAGATAGAGACGTCGGAGTTGTGGTAGCAAAGATTACCTCCTTAATGCCTAACGACCGGACTTTTCCTATAATCTCCTTTACACCCTCATTTGAAATATCATGCATTATAATGAACTTCCTCCAATGCCAGTTTCCACTACCTTCAAAAGAGGAGGCCTTCTCAACTACTTCTTCCATTATCCAATCTCTGCAATATTCAGGAACTTCATAAACCTCAAATCCATCTAATATCTCCTTAATTCTAGAGACTTCTTCCTTTTCAAATCCTATCACGAGTATCATACAACCACCTAACATTTTTTGTTCTTCAAGCAAATTTTCACCTTCTCTAAAAGAAGCTTCATAATCTCCCCCGCATTTCCCTTTAGGAACAAGTCCGCTATTGGAGTTATTCCACTTTCTTTAGGATTGATTTCTATTACGTATCCTCCACTATCTTTGACAATGTATGGAATATATGCAGCTGGAAAAACTTGTCCACTTGTTCCTATCACAAGACAAACATCGGCCCGTTCAGCGAGTTTAAACGCTTTTTGAAGAGTTCCTTGAGGTAGAGATTCTCCAAACCACACCACATCAGGACGAATAAATGATCCACATTTTGGGCATTTTGGGATTCTCCCTTCCACCAAGAACTCATCGAGCTTCCTAGTTTCCAACAAATTTTCTTTATACTCACAGTTAGAACATTTAACGGAATAAATGTTTCCATGGAGCTCTACAACAGCCTTAGTCCCTGCCATCTTATGAAGATTGTCTATGTTCTGAGTTATAACTGCCTTTAAGATCCCCATATTTTCAAGTTCTGTCAAGGCCAAGTGCGCTGGATTTGGTCTTGCATTTTTCATAAGTTGCATTCGCATTTTATAAAACTCCCATACCAACCCGGGATTTCGTTTGAAAGCCTCGGGAGTAGCTACATCTTCAATTTTATATTTTTCCCATAGACCTCCTTTGTCCCTGAAGGTAGGAACACCACTTTCAGCACTTATTCCTGCTCCTGTAAAAGCTATCAAAAAGCGAGAGTGAGCAATGAGTTTTGCTGCTTCTTCTATCATATGGCATCGCCTTTAATTCTCCCTTGAAATTTTTAAAGGTATTCCAACGGCAAGATTTAAATTACATTGATGTAAATATCACATGCAAAAAAGTACTGGGGTGATACTATGAGCTACCAGATGTATAAAGATAAAGTATTGGAATTTATTGAGGGCCACGAAAACTGGAGAAGCTCCACAATAAATTTGATTGCAAGTGAGAATATAACTTCTCCAAGCGTTACAAGAGCCGTGGCAAGCGGTTTTATGCATAAGTATGCTGAAGGATGGCCAAAACAGAGATACTATCAGGGATGTAAGTATGTGGATGAAGTTGAGCTTATAGGTGTCGACCTCTTCTGTAAACTATTCCAAAGCGATTTTGCCGATTTGAGACCAATTTCTGGAACCAACGCTAACCAAGCCGCATTCTTTGGAC encodes:
- a CDS encoding ASCH domain-containing protein, encoding MVQIRKFMLVDNSYKSKILSEKKKTTIRFGNYEAKPGSEVYLAITPSDTVIAKARITKVERKKVKELTIEDAKKDGFKDVKELVKALNKIYGELHGDDEVTIVHFDILKKFDEGIPLKWLKGLNYREPMEIAKLYIKNKLKDSADVDFIIKKIYSEGLKSAVRRYGPKRVKNSLLKAYHRLYEEGKI
- a CDS encoding TIGR02253 family HAD-type hydrolase; the encoded protein is MGMVKVIFFDLDDTLVDTSRLAELARKNAIDNMIQHGFPIDFETAYNELMELISEYGSNFPHHFDYLLRRFDLRHNPKWVAAGVIAYHNTKFAHLREVKNARKALIKLREMGYRLGIITDGNPIKQWEKVLRLDLDDFFENVVVSDFEGVKKPHPKIYQKALKIFRVNADEAVMVGDRLYSDIFGAKRVGMYTIWFRYGKYAHRELEYEDYADFKIHDLLELPQVVEVLENGSNKEVHAGG
- a CDS encoding DUF3783 domain-containing protein, coding for MILVIGFEKEEVSRIKEILDGFEVYEVPEYCRDWIMEEVVEKASSFEGSGNWHWRKFIIMHDISNEGVKEIIGKVRSLGIKEVIFATTTPTSLSWMLEDLLKELIREDEYFRRLKEEQKKMKTFYLDIGKS
- the cobB gene encoding NAD-dependent protein deacetylase — translated: MIEEAAKLIAHSRFLIAFTGAGISAESGVPTFRDKGGLWEKYKIEDVATPEAFKRNPGLVWEFYKMRMQLMKNARPNPAHLALTELENMGILKAVITQNIDNLHKMAGTKAVVELHGNIYSVKCSNCEYKENLLETRKLDEFLVEGRIPKCPKCGSFIRPDVVWFGESLPQGTLQKAFKLAERADVCLVIGTSGQVFPAAYIPYIVKDSGGYVIEINPKESGITPIADLFLKGNAGEIMKLLLEKVKICLKNKKC